Proteins encoded within one genomic window of Flavobacterium gilvum:
- a CDS encoding porin family protein, whose translation MKKTLLTLISLVSFGFANSQIKEKGTFEMTPKIGFSRFSEVADHGDTNQNSGVEFGVTTDYYFSDRWSLRSGLIFDKMGGEYSATAPIDYIYDMYSPPQQQYQYYEDKLHYLSIPINANWHFGSTRKWNLNFGLSPSFLLDAKVNNTEMPKNSIESFQLGLTFGIGYKIEITQKFGILVDFQGFAGMTNINKSTPKQIANSGSSFNIGGVFDL comes from the coding sequence ATGAAAAAAACATTACTTACATTAATTTCTTTGGTCTCTTTTGGCTTTGCCAATTCCCAAATAAAAGAAAAAGGAACTTTTGAAATGACACCGAAAATTGGATTCTCAAGATTTTCAGAAGTTGCTGATCATGGTGATACAAATCAAAACTCAGGTGTAGAATTTGGAGTAACTACAGATTATTATTTCAGCGACAGATGGAGTTTACGTTCGGGATTAATTTTTGACAAAATGGGGGGCGAATATAGTGCAACTGCACCAATCGATTACATATATGATATGTATTCGCCTCCGCAACAACAATATCAATATTATGAAGACAAATTACATTATTTAAGCATTCCAATCAATGCCAACTGGCACTTTGGAAGTACTCGTAAATGGAATTTGAATTTTGGATTAAGTCCCTCTTTTTTACTAGATGCTAAAGTAAATAATACGGAAATGCCTAAAAACTCAATAGAATCTTTTCAATTGGGGTTAACTTTTGGAATTGGTTATAAAATTGAAATTACTCAAAAATTTGGAATTTTAGTCGATTTTCAAGGCTTTGCTGGTATGACAAATATTAATAAATCAACACCTAAACAAATAGCTAACAGTGGTTCAAGCTTCAACATAGGAGGAGTTTTTGATCTTTAA
- a CDS encoding ATP-binding protein, with amino-acid sequence MEINRLALDLVLQKLQPNKVVVLLGARRVGKTELIKKLMGSVNEKVLFLNGDDIESHNLLEIQSTANFKRLLGDTKLLIIDEAQEIPAIGKKLKLMVDTIEDLKVLVTGSSAFEINNQLGEPLVGRMKTINLYPIAQIEYAKNENYLDTRNNLEDRLILGSYPELSHITNREDKISYLKELVNTQLLRDVFAFEGIKKRDKIIALLQIIAFRTGSELSLESVGRDLQISKNTVEKYLDLFSKVFIIYSVSGFSRNRDNEITKMKKWYFVDNGIRNAIINSFNPLNTREDVGKLWENYLNSERIKKMSYAENFVHDYFWRTHTKQEIDRIEEKDEQLSAFEYKYGKVKAKIPTEFAKSYPQATFEIINQDNYLDYIL; translated from the coding sequence ATGGAAATAAATAGATTGGCACTTGATTTAGTTCTTCAAAAATTACAACCCAATAAAGTGGTTGTACTTTTGGGAGCAAGGCGCGTTGGCAAGACCGAACTGATTAAGAAACTGATGGGAAGTGTGAACGAAAAAGTACTTTTTTTGAACGGAGACGATATTGAATCCCATAACTTATTAGAAATTCAGAGTACGGCAAATTTTAAAAGACTGCTAGGTGACACCAAATTATTGATAATTGATGAAGCACAAGAAATTCCTGCTATTGGAAAAAAACTAAAATTGATGGTTGATACTATTGAAGATCTGAAAGTTTTGGTCACAGGTTCTTCAGCATTTGAAATAAACAATCAGTTGGGTGAGCCGTTAGTCGGGCGGATGAAAACCATAAATTTATATCCTATTGCGCAAATTGAGTATGCGAAGAATGAAAATTATCTTGACACCCGGAATAATCTCGAAGACAGATTAATATTGGGTAGTTATCCAGAATTGAGTCATATTACTAATCGGGAAGATAAAATAAGTTATTTAAAAGAGTTGGTAAATACTCAATTGTTGCGAGATGTTTTTGCTTTTGAAGGCATCAAAAAAAGAGATAAAATTATTGCTCTACTTCAGATTATTGCTTTTAGAACGGGTAGCGAATTATCTCTCGAAAGCGTGGGGCGTGATTTACAAATTAGCAAAAACACTGTTGAAAAGTATTTGGATTTATTTAGCAAAGTATTTATAATCTACAGTGTCTCAGGATTCAGCAGAAATAGGGATAACGAAATAACGAAGATGAAAAAATGGTATTTCGTTGATAACGGTATCCGAAACGCCATTATTAATTCGTTTAATCCTTTGAATACTAGAGAAGATGTTGGCAAACTTTGGGAAAACTATTTAAATTCCGAAAGGATAAAAAAAATGAGTTATGCCGAAAATTTTGTTCATGACTATTTTTGGAGAACTCATACCAAACAAGAAATCGATAGGATTGAAGAAAAAGACGAGCAGTTATCGGCTTTTGAATATAAATACGGAAAAGTAAAAGCAAAAATTCCAACTGAATTTGCAAAGTCGTATCCTCAAGCTACTTTTGAAATTATTAATCAGGATAACTATTTGGACTATATACTTTGA
- a CDS encoding BRO family protein: MSPVQLFEQKKVRSHYDSEKEVWYFSVIDVIQILTGSTIPKRYWTDLKKKLKKEGSEAYDKIVQLKMLAEDGKNRLTDSADTETLLRLIQSIPSPKAEPFKQWLAKVGYERMQELADPSQSLDRARENWQNLGRSEKWIQQRMTGQETRNKLTDYWKESGVEKQDEFAILTNIIHQEWTGLSVKKHKEVKGLKSQNLRDHMSEAELIFTALAELSTRQIAESDEAKGLLENAKASKKGGAIAKNARLALEDKTGKSVVTGENFLPPSKKRLE, encoded by the coding sequence ATGAGTCCAGTGCAATTATTTGAGCAGAAAAAAGTAAGAAGTCATTATGATTCCGAAAAAGAAGTATGGTATTTCTCCGTTATTGATGTAATTCAAATTTTGACAGGAAGTACAATTCCTAAAAGATATTGGACTGATTTAAAAAAGAAATTAAAAAAGGAAGGAAGTGAAGCGTACGATAAAATCGTACAGTTGAAAATGCTTGCTGAAGATGGAAAAAATAGACTTACAGACTCCGCAGATACTGAAACGTTATTGCGTTTAATACAATCTATTCCATCGCCAAAAGCTGAGCCTTTTAAGCAATGGCTTGCTAAAGTAGGGTATGAACGAATGCAAGAATTAGCTGATCCGTCCCAAAGTTTAGATCGTGCTCGTGAAAATTGGCAAAATTTAGGACGTAGCGAAAAATGGATTCAACAGCGAATGACGGGACAGGAGACTCGTAATAAATTAACAGACTACTGGAAAGAATCAGGTGTGGAGAAACAAGATGAATTTGCAATATTAACAAATATTATTCATCAGGAATGGACGGGTTTGTCTGTGAAAAAACACAAAGAAGTAAAAGGGTTAAAATCTCAAAATTTAAGAGATCATATGTCTGAAGCAGAATTGATTTTTACCGCTTTGGCTGAACTTTCTACAAGACAAATTGCTGAAAGCGATGAAGCCAAAGGACTTTTAGAAAATGCAAAAGCAAGTAAAAAAGGAGGCGCAATTGCAAAAAATGCCCGATTAGCTTTGGAAGATAAAACGGGAAAAAGTGTCGTAACAGGGGAAAATTTTCTGCCTCCAAGTAAAAAAAGATTAGAGTAA
- the rpiB gene encoding ribose 5-phosphate isomerase B, protein MKISIGNDHAGPDYKKAIVQYLESKGHQVTNYGTDSDASVDYPDFGHPVASDVEEGKADFGIVICGSGNGIAMTVNKHAGVRAGLCWTKEIAYLTRLHNNANIVSIPARYTSIQQAIEIVDTFLNTEFEGGRHQTRVDKISC, encoded by the coding sequence ATGAAAATTTCTATAGGAAATGACCACGCCGGACCAGATTATAAAAAAGCGATAGTTCAATATTTGGAATCAAAAGGACATCAGGTAACCAATTATGGAACAGATTCTGATGCTTCTGTAGATTATCCGGATTTTGGTCATCCTGTTGCAAGCGATGTTGAAGAAGGAAAAGCCGATTTTGGAATTGTTATTTGCGGAAGCGGAAACGGAATTGCCATGACTGTTAATAAACATGCCGGAGTTCGTGCGGGTTTGTGTTGGACCAAGGAAATAGCTTATTTAACACGTTTACATAATAATGCCAATATTGTTAGTATTCCAGCTCGTTATACTTCTATTCAACAAGCTATCGAAATTGTTGATACTTTCCTAAATACCGAATTTGAAGGTGGAAGACATCAAACTAGAGTCGATAAAATAAGCTGTTAG
- a CDS encoding head GIN domain-containing protein, translating to MKRIISVVFIFLAHFTFAQTTITLADFDDVKVFDQLKVTLIASDETKAVITGTEQSKVEIVNKNGLLKIRMPLTKILSGNEASVTLYFKRIHTIDANEGSIVNCADVFKQTSLNLNTQEGAKITVVIDVDKTAIKAVSGGIVVVRGKAVTQSVIVNSGGIFKGRELATSQTTVSISAGGSADVNATTLVDAKVKAGGTIFVYGKPKELKQETLMGGTVVQK from the coding sequence ATGAAAAGAATAATTTCAGTAGTTTTTATTTTTCTGGCACACTTTACTTTTGCACAAACCACTATAACTCTTGCTGATTTTGATGATGTAAAAGTGTTTGATCAATTGAAAGTTACTTTAATAGCTTCTGATGAAACAAAGGCTGTAATTACAGGGACTGAGCAAAGTAAAGTAGAAATTGTTAATAAAAATGGACTTTTGAAAATAAGAATGCCTTTAACAAAAATACTTTCGGGAAACGAAGCAAGTGTTACTTTGTATTTTAAAAGAATCCATACTATTGACGCGAATGAAGGAAGTATCGTAAATTGCGCTGATGTTTTTAAACAAACTTCTTTGAATTTAAACACACAGGAAGGAGCAAAGATTACTGTGGTGATTGATGTGGATAAAACTGCAATTAAAGCTGTTTCCGGAGGAATTGTGGTTGTAAGAGGAAAAGCTGTCACACAAAGTGTTATTGTTAATTCTGGAGGTATTTTTAAAGGAAGAGAACTGGCAACTTCTCAAACAACTGTAAGCATATCTGCAGGAGGAAGCGCTGATGTTAATGCGACTACACTTGTTGATGCTAAAGTAAAAGCCGGAGGAACCATTTTTGTTTATGGTAAACCAAAGGAACTAAAACAGGAAACGCTTATGGGTGGAACTGTAGTTCAGAAATAA
- the rnr gene encoding ribonuclease R, with product MGKRLRKPIKKGKDFSDKIIKILSNSANKAFNYKQIAAKLEVDDTQSRNQIIKDLKILAASKKIIESEPGKYLIKAASKEYYEGTIDMTGRKSAYFICPDFEEDIFIPSNNLNHALDNDTVKVYVYNKRSGRRAEGEVIEVIERYKTDFVGVIDIQKNFAFVSTANPKMYTDIFIPKDKLGDAQQGDVVLVHIEDWPKRADSPFGKVIKVLGRPGEHDTEIHAILAEYGLPSEFPIEVETFAQKIDTSITEEEIKKRRDMRDTLTFTIDPKDAKDFDDALSFKKLENGNYEIGIHIADVSHYLEEGTILDDEAYQRATSVYLVDRVVPMLPEVLSNFACSLRPQEEKYTFSAVFEITEKCQVVNQWFGRTVIYSDQRFAYEEAQYIIETKDNTIPEEISITGSSYVVSEPIVEATLKMDQLAKIFRKRRMNEGAISFDKVEVKFNLDQDGEPEGVYFKIAKDANHLIEEFMLLANRKVAEFIGKQKKTFVYRIHDEPNEDKLIAMQNVIAKFGYKIDFRNKGDISKSLNALMEEVNGKKEQNLIDTLAIRSMSKAKYSTDNIGHYGLAFEYYSHFTSPIRRYPDVMVHRLLQHYLDGGKSANEEEFETKCLHSSTMEGLATNAERDSVKYMQVKYMQNHNDEEFLGVISGVTEYGIFVEIIENKCEGMVRTREIKEDYYTFDEKQYALVGANSNRLLQLGDEIYVTVKNADLVKKQLDFNFVRRNENDF from the coding sequence ATGGGTAAAAGATTAAGAAAGCCGATAAAGAAAGGTAAAGATTTCTCGGATAAAATTATAAAAATATTATCGAATAGTGCCAATAAAGCCTTTAATTATAAGCAAATAGCAGCTAAATTGGAAGTGGATGACACACAAAGCCGTAATCAAATCATAAAGGATTTAAAGATTTTGGCAGCATCAAAAAAAATTATTGAATCCGAACCCGGAAAATATTTAATTAAAGCCGCAAGTAAAGAGTATTACGAAGGAACAATTGATATGACCGGTCGAAAATCGGCTTATTTTATCTGTCCTGATTTTGAAGAAGACATTTTTATTCCTAGCAATAATCTAAATCATGCGCTGGATAATGATACCGTAAAAGTGTATGTTTATAACAAAAGAAGCGGCAGAAGGGCAGAAGGAGAAGTAATTGAAGTAATCGAAAGATACAAAACCGATTTTGTTGGAGTTATTGATATTCAAAAGAATTTTGCTTTTGTTTCAACGGCAAATCCAAAAATGTACACCGATATTTTTATTCCAAAAGATAAATTAGGAGATGCACAACAAGGCGATGTTGTCTTGGTTCATATCGAAGATTGGCCTAAAAGAGCAGATAGCCCTTTTGGAAAAGTGATAAAAGTTCTAGGAAGACCTGGAGAACATGATACCGAAATTCACGCGATTTTGGCGGAATACGGTTTGCCATCAGAATTTCCGATTGAGGTTGAAACTTTTGCTCAAAAAATAGATACTTCTATTACTGAAGAGGAAATCAAAAAGCGTCGTGATATGCGCGATACTTTGACGTTTACGATTGACCCAAAAGATGCCAAAGATTTTGATGATGCATTGTCTTTTAAAAAGTTAGAAAATGGAAATTATGAAATAGGAATTCATATTGCCGATGTGTCACATTATCTAGAAGAGGGAACCATTCTTGACGATGAAGCGTATCAAAGAGCAACTTCAGTTTATCTTGTGGATAGGGTAGTGCCAATGTTGCCCGAAGTCCTTTCTAATTTTGCTTGTTCCTTGCGTCCGCAGGAAGAGAAATATACGTTTTCGGCAGTTTTTGAAATAACCGAAAAATGTCAGGTTGTAAATCAATGGTTTGGAAGAACTGTTATTTATTCTGATCAGCGTTTTGCTTACGAAGAAGCGCAATATATCATAGAAACCAAAGACAATACCATTCCTGAGGAAATTTCGATTACAGGGAGTTCTTATGTGGTTTCTGAGCCAATTGTTGAAGCTACTTTGAAAATGGATCAGCTAGCAAAAATTTTCCGAAAAAGAAGAATGAATGAAGGTGCTATTTCTTTTGACAAAGTCGAAGTAAAATTCAACTTGGATCAGGACGGAGAACCAGAAGGCGTTTATTTTAAAATAGCCAAAGATGCCAATCATCTGATTGAAGAATTCATGTTATTAGCCAATAGAAAAGTGGCCGAATTCATTGGAAAACAAAAGAAAACTTTTGTCTATAGAATTCATGATGAACCCAATGAAGATAAATTGATAGCGATGCAAAATGTTATTGCTAAGTTTGGTTATAAAATTGATTTTAGAAATAAAGGAGATATTTCAAAGTCATTGAATGCTTTGATGGAAGAGGTAAATGGTAAAAAAGAGCAGAATTTAATTGATACGCTCGCCATTCGATCTATGAGTAAAGCCAAATATTCTACAGATAACATTGGTCATTACGGATTGGCATTCGAATATTATTCACACTTTACTTCGCCTATTAGACGTTATCCTGATGTAATGGTTCATAGACTATTGCAGCATTATTTGGATGGTGGAAAATCGGCTAATGAAGAAGAATTTGAAACCAAATGTTTGCATTCTTCCACAATGGAAGGTTTGGCTACCAATGCAGAGAGAGATTCTGTAAAATATATGCAGGTAAAATACATGCAAAACCATAATGATGAGGAATTTTTGGGTGTAATTTCAGGTGTTACCGAATATGGTATTTTTGTGGAAATCATCGAAAATAAATGTGAAGGTATGGTAAGAACCCGCGAAATTAAAGAGGATTATTATACTTTTGACGAAAAACAGTACGCTTTGGTAGGAGCCAATTCGAATCGATTGTTACAACTTGGAGATGAAATTTATGTAACCGTAAAAAATGCCGATTTGGTTAAAAAACAATTGGATTTTAATTTCGTTAGAAGAAATGAAAATGATTTTTAA
- a CDS encoding cation diffusion facilitator family transporter → MEHHHNHNHGHHHHVEGKNLLFSIVLNIVITVAQAIGGVISGSLSLLSDALHNFSDVLSLVFSYVAHKLSRKKASNDQTFGYKRAELIAAFVNALTLISVALFLVYEGIERFFNPQPIKFGLVIWLSILGIVANGLSAVMLKNDADKNLNMKSAYLHLFTDMLASVAVLIGGFLMKYYQWFWVDSILTLIIAIYLIIVGFDLLKESTQMLMLFTPSHIDVNEIISEVHKIPGVKKLHHIHVWYLNEEELHLEAHLDCSEDIKMSEFNILLDKVEHILFEKFHINHINIQPEYKKEEDSKDFIVQD, encoded by the coding sequence TTGGAGCATCATCACAATCATAATCACGGTCATCACCATCATGTAGAAGGTAAGAATCTGTTGTTTTCGATTGTTTTGAATATTGTAATAACGGTTGCACAAGCTATCGGAGGAGTTATTTCGGGAAGTTTGTCTTTGTTATCCGATGCATTGCATAATTTTTCAGATGTGCTTTCGTTGGTTTTTAGCTATGTAGCCCATAAATTATCCAGAAAAAAAGCTTCGAATGATCAAACTTTTGGTTATAAAAGGGCCGAATTAATTGCTGCTTTTGTCAATGCATTAACATTGATATCGGTGGCTTTATTTTTGGTTTATGAAGGTATTGAAAGGTTTTTTAATCCTCAACCCATTAAATTTGGATTGGTAATTTGGCTTTCCATTTTAGGAATTGTTGCCAATGGTTTATCTGCCGTAATGTTAAAAAATGATGCCGATAAAAACCTAAATATGAAATCGGCTTACCTGCATTTATTTACAGATATGTTGGCTTCGGTTGCCGTTTTAATCGGTGGTTTCCTGATGAAATATTACCAGTGGTTTTGGGTTGATAGTATATTAACTTTAATAATTGCCATTTATTTGATAATTGTTGGATTTGATTTACTCAAAGAATCGACACAAATGTTAATGCTTTTTACACCAAGTCATATTGATGTTAATGAAATTATAAGTGAAGTACATAAAATACCAGGTGTAAAAAAACTGCATCACATCCATGTTTGGTATCTTAATGAAGAGGAATTACATCTTGAAGCACATCTCGATTGTTCTGAAGACATAAAAATGTCCGAATTCAATATCCTTTTGGATAAAGTAGAACACATTTTATTCGAAAAATTCCACATCAATCACATCAATATTCAACCTGAATATAAAAAAGAAGAAGATTCAAAGGATTTTATCGTTCAGGATTAG
- a CDS encoding DUF1294 domain-containing protein, translating to MKVLFNYFLIVNAVAFILIAYDKYLARAQKMRIPERTLLGSVFVGGTIGSGLAMLIFRHKTVKKSYLLKFWIIVIVQVLMGWFYFTK from the coding sequence ATGAAAGTTTTATTCAACTATTTTTTGATTGTAAACGCTGTTGCTTTTATTCTGATAGCTTATGATAAATATTTGGCAAGAGCTCAAAAAATGAGAATTCCAGAGCGTACTCTTTTGGGTAGTGTTTTTGTGGGAGGAACAATTGGTTCGGGTTTAGCAATGCTTATTTTTAGACATAAAACGGTTAAAAAAAGCTATCTTTTAAAATTTTGGATAATTGTAATTGTACAAGTTTTGATGGGATGGTTTTATTTTACTAAATAA
- a CDS encoding DUF2007 domain-containing protein: MKGFKTIAIFNYPHEIVVLRHILDQEEIHYFFENEYIISIDPLASFAYGGIHLKVHPNDFEQVQEILDNLKPKLFIV; encoded by the coding sequence ATGAAAGGCTTCAAAACAATTGCTATTTTTAATTATCCACATGAAATTGTGGTTCTTAGACATATTTTGGATCAGGAAGAAATTCATTATTTTTTTGAAAACGAATATATAATCTCCATCGACCCATTGGCAAGTTTTGCATACGGTGGAATCCATCTCAAAGTACATCCAAACGATTTTGAACAAGTTCAAGAAATCCTTGACAATTTAAAACCAAAACTTTTCATCGTTTAA
- a CDS encoding thymidylate synthase, producing the protein MNKYHQILNKIITKGKVQQNKKGSITYLLNQPLELKPIDLLELFEGHAVARKKLKDELGLFMAGERSTEAYRDIGVTWWDYCGPILVNSYPTYFEQLPRLIERINKEKRASKNYVLFLGSNNTESNQQPCLSLIQFQIEKGKLVVSAYQRSSDANLGLPADIYHLYLISKQIALPLKSITLFLGNVHVYENNIEGTKELLSGESVKFNLNVG; encoded by the coding sequence ATGAATAAGTATCACCAAATCTTAAACAAAATTATCACCAAAGGAAAGGTGCAACAAAACAAAAAGGGTTCAATCACTTACCTTTTGAACCAGCCGCTCGAACTAAAGCCAATTGACCTGTTGGAGCTGTTCGAGGGGCACGCTGTTGCACGAAAAAAGCTAAAAGATGAATTAGGTCTGTTTATGGCCGGTGAACGCTCTACGGAGGCATATCGTGATATTGGCGTAACGTGGTGGGATTATTGCGGGCCTATCCTTGTAAATAGCTATCCTACGTACTTTGAGCAGTTGCCACGGCTTATTGAACGCATCAATAAGGAAAAGCGCGCCTCAAAGAACTATGTGTTGTTCCTTGGTTCCAACAACACTGAGAGCAACCAACAGCCGTGCCTTAGCCTAATACAGTTTCAAATAGAGAAAGGAAAGCTCGTTGTAAGTGCTTACCAACGTAGTTCTGACGCTAATCTAGGCTTACCCGCGGACATCTATCACTTGTATCTCATAAGCAAACAAATTGCGCTGCCATTGAAGTCTATTACGTTGTTCCTGGGCAACGTTCATGTGTATGAGAATAATATTGAAGGGACTAAGGAGCTATTGAGCGGCGAATCGGTTAAATTTAATTTAAACGTTGGTTAA
- a CDS encoding Tex family protein, with amino-acid sequence MTNIQFISKSVNTVAINIQNTVQLLQEDCTIPFISRYRKDKTGNLDEIVIEQIAKLQKDYETIVKRKEAILKSIEEQNALTPELEKKIQQSFDLQELEDFYLPYKKKKRTKADVARENGLEPLAKIIMNQGKDDVDFLATQYLNENVINEEAALQGARDIIAEWINENIYVRKQLRRLFERKATITTKAVKSKKEEEGAQKFNQYFDWSEPLTKAPSHRLLAIMRAENEGFIKFKVDVEIDDAYDIIDEIIIKGDNSTTPHIQLAIEDSYKRLLNPAISNETLQEAKAKADVNSIQVFANNLSQLLLAPPLGEKRILAIDPGFRSGCKIVCLDEKGDLLYNETIYPHAPQNETAMAMKKIKSMVNAYSIDAISIGNGTASRETEFFIKKIAFDKPVQVFIVSEAGASVYSASKIAREEFPNFDVTVRGSVSIGRRLSDPLAELVKIDPKAIGVGQYQHDVDQTKLKEELDNTVIRCVNSVGININTASKHLLSYVSGIGEKLAENIVTYRSENGPFTDRKELKKVPRLGDKAYQQGVAFIRISNAKNPLDNSAVHPEAYGIVEKMAKDLKLSVNDLIANKEKTALIKAENYITSEIGLLTLKDIIKELEKPGLDPRKSAKVFEFDPNVKTIKDLKTGMILPGIVNNITNFGCFVDIGIKESGLVHISQLKAGFVSDVNEVVKLHQHVEVKVTEVDEDRKRIQLTMVI; translated from the coding sequence ATGACCAATATACAATTCATATCCAAATCCGTTAACACGGTTGCCATAAATATTCAAAACACGGTTCAATTACTACAGGAAGATTGCACGATTCCGTTTATTTCCCGTTACCGAAAAGACAAAACCGGGAATCTCGACGAAATAGTTATTGAACAAATTGCCAAACTTCAAAAGGATTACGAAACTATCGTAAAAAGAAAAGAAGCGATTTTAAAATCGATTGAAGAGCAAAACGCCTTGACGCCCGAATTGGAGAAAAAAATCCAGCAAAGTTTCGATTTACAGGAATTGGAGGACTTTTATCTGCCTTACAAAAAGAAGAAAAGAACCAAGGCCGATGTGGCAAGAGAGAATGGATTGGAGCCCTTGGCAAAGATTATTATGAATCAAGGGAAGGACGATGTTGATTTCCTGGCGACACAATATCTGAATGAAAATGTGATTAATGAAGAAGCTGCTTTACAGGGAGCCAGAGATATTATTGCCGAATGGATTAATGAAAATATTTACGTTAGAAAACAACTCAGAAGATTGTTTGAACGAAAAGCGACCATTACCACAAAGGCTGTAAAATCCAAAAAAGAGGAGGAAGGCGCACAAAAATTCAATCAGTATTTTGATTGGTCGGAACCGCTGACCAAAGCGCCGTCACATCGATTATTAGCCATAATGCGTGCCGAAAATGAAGGTTTTATAAAATTTAAAGTGGATGTCGAAATCGATGATGCCTACGATATTATTGATGAAATAATCATAAAAGGAGATAACAGCACGACACCACACATACAATTGGCGATTGAGGACAGTTACAAACGCCTGCTGAATCCGGCGATTTCGAATGAAACGTTGCAGGAAGCCAAAGCCAAAGCCGATGTTAATTCGATTCAGGTATTTGCTAATAATTTAAGTCAATTATTGTTGGCACCGCCATTGGGCGAAAAACGTATTTTGGCAATAGATCCAGGATTTCGTTCGGGTTGTAAGATTGTTTGTCTGGACGAAAAAGGCGATTTATTGTACAATGAAACCATTTATCCGCACGCACCGCAGAACGAAACCGCAATGGCGATGAAAAAGATAAAATCGATGGTCAATGCTTATAGTATTGATGCAATTTCTATCGGAAACGGAACGGCTTCGAGAGAAACAGAATTCTTTATCAAGAAAATCGCTTTTGATAAACCGGTTCAGGTTTTCATCGTTTCAGAGGCAGGAGCTTCGGTTTATTCGGCTTCGAAAATTGCGCGAGAGGAGTTTCCAAATTTTGATGTTACGGTTCGTGGTTCGGTTTCCATCGGAAGACGATTGTCGGATCCGTTGGCCGAATTGGTAAAAATCGATCCAAAAGCGATAGGAGTGGGGCAGTACCAACACGATGTGGATCAAACCAAATTGAAAGAAGAACTGGATAATACGGTAATTCGTTGCGTAAACTCGGTTGGGATAAATATCAACACGGCGAGTAAACATTTGTTGAGTTATGTGAGTGGAATAGGAGAGAAGCTGGCCGAAAACATTGTTACGTATCGTTCTGAAAATGGTCCTTTTACGGATAGAAAAGAACTAAAAAAAGTGCCGAGATTGGGTGACAAGGCATATCAACAAGGTGTGGCTTTTATCCGAATTTCAAATGCGAAAAATCCATTGGATAATTCGGCAGTTCATCCCGAAGCATACGGAATTGTTGAGAAAATGGCAAAAGATTTGAAACTTTCGGTGAATGATTTGATTGCCAACAAAGAGAAAACAGCTTTGATTAAAGCAGAAAATTACATCACCTCTGAAATAGGTTTATTAACATTAAAAGACATTATCAAAGAGCTTGAAAAACCAGGATTGGATCCTAGAAAATCGGCCAAGGTTTTTGAATTTGACCCAAATGTAAAAACAATAAAAGACCTGAAAACCGGAATGATTCTTCCGGGAATTGTGAACAATATTACCAACTTCGGCTGTTTTGTTGATATCGGTATCAAAGAAAGCGGATTGGTTCATATTTCCCAACTCAAAGCTGGATTCGTAAGTGATGTCAACGAAGTGGTAAAATTACATCAACATGTTGAAGTAAAAGTGACTGAGGTTGATGAAGATAGAAAGCGAATTCAGTTGACGATGGTTATTTAA